The sequence below is a genomic window from Salinisphaera sp. T31B1.
CATCGGCGAGCCGTCGGGATACAGGCTGCCTGGATGGCGATGGGCAGTACCGCTGCTGCTCGCGGTGGCCCTGTTCAGCGATGCCGATGTTGGCACCCTGGTGCGAGATACCCTGGCCGAAGCCTATCTCCAGGTCAGCGTATTCGTGGCAGCGACGCTGATGCTGCTTTACACGGTGGAGCAGCGCTTTTCCATCGATCTCGAAGCCCGGCTGGCCGGGGCCGGTCGAGCCCAGGTTCCGCTCGCGGCCGGGCTGGGCCTTTTGCCTGGCTGTGGCGGCGCGATCGTGGTGGTGACACAGTTCGTCAACGGACGAATGGGTTTTGGCGGGTTGGTCGCTGTATTGATTGCCACCATGGGCGACGCGGCCTTTCTGCTGATCGCCGCGGCGCCGGGAACGGCCGGCGTCGTGCTGGGTATCAGCCTGATATCCGCGCTGGTCTGCGGGTGGACAGTCGATGCAGTACACGGCCCGGGTTTTCTGCGCCCCGCGGCCACGGCGAACCGGACCGCCGTCGTTCAATACGGTGAAGCGCCAGAACGGTCGTCATGGCTCGACACCGGCTGGGTCGTGCTTTGGATCGCCGGGCTGCCGTTGGCCATCGCCATCGCACTGCAACAGGATCCGAACAGCTGGTTCGGGGGATTGTCAGATTACCAACCGGCCACCTGGTTGGGATGCAGCGGGGCGATGCTCGCGCTGATCATGTGGGCCGCGCGCGCCGATGCGGCTGCGAGCGAATGCAACGGCGCGATTCCGGGTTTGGGGCACGCGCATATAACCAGGCGATTCGGCGGTTCGCTGCGGTTACGGGCACTGGCCCGGCGCGCGCGACCCGATACGAATTTCGTGACCGTCTGGGTGGTCGCCGCGTTCCTGGTGTTCGAGCTGAGCGTTTTGTTCACGGGGACCGATCCGGCAGCCTGGTTCGATATCGCTGCGCCGCTGATGCCGTTGGCGGGGGTCGTGGTTGGTTTCATACCGGGCTGTGGCCCGCAGATTCTGCTGACCACGCTCTATCTGAGCGGCGTGGTGCCGATGTCGACGCTTGCGGCCAACGCGATCAGCAACGACGGCGATGCGCTGTTTCCGGCCTTGGCACTGGCGCCGCGGGCAGCGTTGCTGGCCACCCTGTATTCAGCCCTGCCTGCGCTGCTGGTTGGCTATGCCATGTTCCTGTACGGCGTCTAGTATCGGCCGGACGTGCGGTCGCCGGCCCGCGTGGCCGGCGATCCGCGCCTCCACGATTCCGGCCGGCCGTTCAGCTGTCGCGCAGGTCCTTGCGCAGGATCTTGCCGACGTTGGATTTGGGCAGCTCGTCGATGAAGGCGACCTGCTTGGGCACCTTGTAACCGGTCAATTCCTTGCGGCAGAACTCGATCAGTTCCTTTTCGGTCAGGCTGTCGTCCTTCTTGACCACGAAGACCTTGACCACTTCGCCGGATTTTTCGTCCTCGACCCCGACACAGGCTGCTTCCATGACCTTCGGGTGCTGGGCGACAACGTCCTCGATCTCGTTCGGGTACACGTTGAAGCCGGACACCAGAATCATGTCCTTCTTGCGATCGACGATATAGAAAAAGCCCTGATCGTCCATCTTGGCCACATCGCCGGTGCGTAAGAAGCCGTCCGGGAAAAACGTCTTCTCGTTCTCCTCGGGTTTGTTCCAGTAGCCGGCCATGACCTGAGGCCCCTGGATACACAGCTCGCCGGCTTCGCCGTGCGGTACCTCATTGCCCTCGTCGTCGCGTATCGACACGAGCGTGGAGGGTAGCGGCAGGCCGATCGAGCCGTTGTAGTCTTCCAGCGACAGCGGGTTGATACAGGCGCCCGGTGATGTCTCGGTCAGACCGTACGCTTCGATCAGCGGCACCCCAGTGGCCTGCTTCCATTTCTCGGCCACGGCCTTCTGTACGGCCGCACCGCCGCCCAGTGTGAGCTTGAGCTTCGAGAAATCGAGCTTGGTGAAATCGTCGTTGTTGACCAGGGCGTTGAACAGCGTGTTCACGCCCGTGAAGGCGGTGGGCTTGTGCTTGTCGAATTCCTTGACCAGCGCCGGGATATCGCGCGGATTGGTGATCAGCACGTTCTTGCCGCCGAGCTGCATGAACACCATGCAGTTAGCCATCAGGGCGAACACATGGTAGAGCGGCAGCGGCGTGATGATCACTTCCTTGCCGCGCTCGGTCCAGGGGTCGAGCCATTCGTTGCACTGGGCGATATTGGCGATCAGATTGCGATGCAAGAGCATCGCGCCCTTGGCCAGGCCCGTGGTGCCACCGGTGTATTGAAGAAACGCGATGTCCTCGCCGGACAGCTCGACCGGCTTGAGCGTCTGTTTTGCGCCCTTGGCGAGCGCATCGTTGAAGCGCGTCGCCCCCGGCAGCTTGAAGCTCGGCACCATCCGCTTGACGTGCTTGACCACGGCGTTGACGAGCGTGCGCTTGAGCAGGGGCAGCCGATCGCCGATCTGGGTGGTGATGACCGCCTCGAGGGCGACCTTGTCGATGACCTGTTCGAGCGTCGCCGCGAAGTTCTCCACGATGACGATGCCGCGCACGCCGGCGTCGCTCAGCTGGTGCTCGAGTTCGCGGGCGGTGTAGAGCGGATTGACGTTGACCACCACCATGCCCGCGCGCAGGATTCCGAACAGCGCGATCGGATACTGCAGCAGGTTCGGCATCATGATGGCGATGCGGTCGCCCTTGGCGAAACCGAGGTCGTTCTGCAGAAAAGCGGCAAAATTGCGGCTTTGCGTATCGAGATCGTCGTAGGTGATCTCGCAATCCATGTTGCTAAATGCCGGATTCGGCCCGAAGTTCTTGATGCTCTGTTCGAAAAGATCGACGATCGTGCGCTTGGGATCGACTTCGACCTCTGCGGCCACGCCTTGCGGATATTGTTCCAGCCAGGTCTTGTTCACGAGCGCTCCTCTTTGACGATATCGCCCGGTGTCCGCAGACAACCGGTTCGGGGTCTTTTTTCGAGTATATCAGCAGCGAATGGTATGAACGGATAGGCCAATCGTGGTATTCGCATCGGGGCGAAGGCAGGGGCTTTGGCGATCGAGCTGCGATGGTGGCGACAAACTGCGCTAGTGTCGCGGCCGGCCGGCGTGAGTCCGGCCGGGGCATCGCGCGGTCAGCGCAACTCCTTGCGTAGGATCTTGCCCACGTTGGATTTCGGCACTTCCGCGATGAATTCGTAGTGTTTGGGCACCTTGTAGCCGGTCAGATGCTCGCGGCAGTAGCGGCGTACTTCGTCGAGCGTCAGGTCGGCGCGTTTTCGCACCACGAACAGCTTCACTGCCTCGCCCGATTTCTCGTCGGGTACGCCCACCGCGGCGGCTTCCAGCACGCCGTCGTGCGTGGCGACCACGTCCTCGATCTCGTTCGGGTAGACGTTGAAGCCCGAGACCAGAATCATGTCCTTCTTGCGATCGACGATATAGAACAGGCCCTGTTCGTTCTGTCTCGCGATATCGCCGGTACGAAAAAAGCCGTCGTCGGTGAAGGCTTGTGCATTGACCGTGTCCTGATGCCAGTAGCCGGACATGACCTGCGGGCCGCGTACACACAGTTCGCCAGGCTCGCCCAGCGCCACGCTCTGGCCGGCATCGTCACGGATATCGACGTCGGTGGAGGGCAGGGGCATGCCGATCGAATGGTTGAACTGGCGCACGTCCAGTGCGTTGCAGCTGACTACCGGGGAGGTCTCGGACAGCCCGTAGCCTTCAATGATCGGAGAACCGGTGGTTTGCGACCAGCGCTCGGCCACTGCCTGCTGGGTGGCCATGCCCCCGGCCATGGAGAATTTCAGGGTCGAGAAATCCAATGCGTCGAAGCCCGGTGTGTTGAGCAGGCCGTTATAGAGTGTGTTCACACCGGTGATTGCCGAAAAGCGATACTGCGAGAGGATCTTCACGAATCCCGGCATGTCCCGGGGATTGGTCACGAGCACGTTGTGCCCGCCAAGCGAGAAATAGACCAGCGTATTCACGGTCAGCGCAAAGATGTGATACATCGGCAGCGCAGTGATGATGACCTCGCCGCTGGCACGCACCTCCGGTTTGAACCATTCCTGGCACTGGAGCACGTTGGCGACCACGTTCGCGTTCGACAGCATCGCGCCCTTGGCCGGGCCGGTCGTACCCCCGGTGTATTGCAGAAAGACCAGTTCGTCGGCGTTCGGCTGCGGCGGGCGGAAATCCGCCGGCCGCCCTGCGGTCAACGCGCTGCGGAAATCGATGGCGCCGGGCAGGTTCCAGGGCGGTACCAGTTTCTTGATCTTTTTGACCACGAAATTGGTCAACAGACGGCGCGGTGTCGGCAACATGTCGCCGATTTGGGTCGTGATGACGGTTTCGACCGGCACGCTGTCGTAGATCTTTTCCAGCGTGGCGGCGAAGTTCTCCATGACGACGAGCGTCTTGACCTCGGCGTCGGTGAGCTGGTGCTCGAGCTCACGCGCGGTGTACAGCGGGTTGACGTTGACCACGACCAGGCCGGCGCGCAACGCCGCGAACAGGACCACCGCGTACTGCAGGCAATTGGGCATCATGATCGCCAGCCGCTCGCCGCGCTGCATGCCCAGTACCGTTTGCAGATAGGCTGCGAAGCCGGCCGAGACCGTATCTAGTTCGGCATAGGTCAGCGTCGCGCCCATACAGGAAAATGCGGGCCGGTCGGCGTAGTCGCGACAGCTTCGATCGATGACCTCTGCAACTGAGGCGAAGGTGTCCGTATCGATCGTGTGGCGAACGCCGATCGGATAGTGATCGAGCCAGTTCTTGTTCATCTTCCCCAGTCCCCCTTGCAGATGAGTCGACCGCTCGAACGGTCAACCGGACGGCGGCTTGGCCATGCTCGCCGTCACCAGGCCCCTCAGCGACAGATCTCCGAGCGTGTCTTGGCGTGCGCGCTCGGTGCGCTCGATCCATTGTAGGACTTCCCGGTGCGGCCCGTCGTTACGCGACGGCGGCGCGGCCGCGGGGTCGCCATGGCGTACCGCATCCAGAATATCGTTGACCTTCAGGCATTCGATATCGCGACGTGGCAGCACCGTCACCACGCTATCGCCGCTCTCGACCAGAATATTCGCTCCGACGAGCTGGTCGACGATGTCGTAGACGTGATCCGGCGCGACCCCCAGATACCGCGCCAGCCGCCCCACCTGCCAGGGCGGGTTTGCCTGCATGAAACTGTGGCCGATGATCGTCATCATCAGCAGGGCGATTTCCTCGCGTCGATCGGCGCCCAGGCGGGGCGGATAGGGCGCCCGGGTGAGCTGCTCGGTGTGCTGGAGCAAGAATGACACGCGACAGCCGGTGAGCATGATCAGCCAGGACACATAAAGCCACACGAGCAACAGAATCAGGATCGCGAAGCTGGAATAGATGGCGTTGTAGTTGCTCGAATTGGCCGCGAACAGCGCAAAGCCCAGGCTGGCGGTCTGCCAGAGCACGCCGGCGAACACGCCGCCGCCCAGTGCGGGCAGCACGTTGACCCGCGTATTGGGCATGAACGCGTACAGGAAGGTGAAACCGACGCTGTAAAGGATGTAGGGCACCAGTCGGCCGATGACATACAGCGATGCGCCGAAAGGCTCTATGGTGCTCAGATAGCCCACGACCGTGTTGCTGCTCAACGACGCGGTCATGCTGCTGGCCGCGAGCACCACGATCGGGCCGACAATGAGCACGCTCAGATACTCGGTGAATCGCCGCCCCAGCGAGCGGGGTTTGCGAACCTGCCAGATGTAGTTGCAGCCGTTCTCTACCTTCTGGATGAGCGACACCACCGAGTACATCAGCAGCACCACGCCGATCGCGCCGAGTACGCCGACCTGAACGTTCTCGACAAAGCCCACGACCTTGTCGATGATCTCGTCGGCCTGAGGACCGAGCGGTGCCAGGAACCGGTGCAGAACGGGCCGCAGCGCGTTATTCACGCCAAAGGCCTTGAGCATGGAAAACGCCAGCGCCAGCAGCGGCACGAGCGACAGCAGGGTGGTATAGACCAGCCCCATCGCACGCATGGTGATTTCGCCGTTCTGGATATCGCGCACCAGAACCTGCAGCAGTCGGACCGCGGTGATGCCCCACCGACGCGGCCCGCGCGCGTCAGCCAGATCCGGCTCCCAGATCAGCGCGTTGAAGCGGTTGCGTATCGCATTCAGCATGATTCGATGGCTCAGATCGTCGTCTGCTCCATTGTAGCCGGCAATCCGACGGGGCTGTGGGCTGCCGGGTGCTGGGCCGGTTCCAGGGGTTGCTGTAATGTCTGACCACGAGCCCGATTCCGAAGCCGACAGGCCATGAGTGCACGCGCATCCGACGCCCGTTCCCTTGCCACCGACGCCTCGCCGCGTGCTCTGCGCGATCTGACCGGTGCCCACACCTTCGTGGGGTCCCGTTGGGGGGAGGCGCTGGCCGGCGGACGCGAACTGCTGGCCGTGCTGGCCTCCCACCCGGTGACCGTAGCGCGGGTTCAGGCGCGTCTGGGCATCGAGATGACGCGCATTGCACTGGGCCGCTCGCGTCTCGAACCCGATCCCGCCGATCGCCGGTTCACCGATCCGGCCTGGCAGGATAACCCTGCCTTCCGGCGCGTTCTGCAGACGTATCTGGCCTGGTCCGGTGCGCTGCTGGAACTGGTCCATTCGTTACGGCTCGGCGCCGACCAGCGTCGACGGCTGCTGTTCGTAGCCGAGCATCTGGTGGCTGCCGGCGCGCCATCGAACCTGTTCGTCACTCATCCGGGCTTCTATGACCGGGCGGTCCACACGCGCGGAGCGTCGATCGTCGCCGGCGTCCGCCACCTGCTGACCGATCTGCGGACCAACCGGGGGCTGCCGCGACAGGTTGACGGCGACGCGTTCGTCATCGGCCGAAATATCGCGACCACGCCCGGTGCGGTCGTTTATCGCAACCAGATGTTCGAGCTGATCCAGTACAGCCCGCGTACACCGTCGGTGGACAGCCGCCCGGTTCTGTTCTGCCCGCCTCAGATCAACAAGTTCTATGTGATCGATCTGGCCGAGGACAAGAGCTTCGTACGCCATGCACTCGATGCCGGCCAGCAGGTATTCACCGTGTCCTGGCGCAACCCGACCGCGGCCCAGCGTGACTGGGGACTCGATGCCTACGTGCATGCACTGATCGAGGCAATCGACGTGGTCCGCGAGATCGGCGGCGAGGCGCCGGTGAAGCTCGTCGGCGCGTGTGCGGGCGGGCTCACCGCGACGATCGCACTGGCCTACCTGTCGGCGCGAGGGCAGGGCGACAAGGTCTGTTGTCTATCGCTGCTGGTGACCATGCTCGACTCGCCGCGTGCGCGCCGGCTGGCCCGGGTTGCCGACGAAGCCGCGGTGGCGGCCGCGCTCGCCCGATCACAGGTCCAGGGCGTGCTCGACGGCGACGACATGGCGCGGACCTTCGCTTGGCTCAGACCCAACGAGCTGATCTGGCACTTCGTAGTCAACAACTATGTGCTGGGCCAGCCGCCGCCCGCCTTCGACGTGTTGTACTGGAACAGCGATACCACGCGCCTGCCGGCCGCCTTGCACGCCGACCTGCTCGGCATCTATCGCGACAATCGCCTGCGCCGGCCCGGCGGGCTGCGTATCGACGACACGCCGATCGATGTCAGCGCGATCGACCACGACGTTTTCATGGTGGCCGGGGCGCGCGATCACATCACGCCATGGCAGGCCTGCTATCGCAGCATGCAGATGTTTCAGGCCAACATGCGGTTCGTGCTCGGCTCGGCAGGCCATGTACAGTCGATCCTGTGCCCGCCGAGCGATGATACGGCCCGCTTTTTCGTCAACGACGACTACAGCCTCGACCCGGCAGCCTGGCGCCGCGGCGCACGCGAGCAGACCGGCTCGTGGTGGCCCGCCTGGATTCGCTGGTGTGAAACTCACGGCGGCGAACCGACGCCGGCGCCCACGGTCTACGGGAATGACGATCACGAACCGATTGAGGCCGCCCCAGGGCGTTATGTCCGTCAAAGTTGATTCCACTCGAGCCGAATACGTCGATATCGAAGGCGAGCGGCTGCACGTCGTGGTCACCCCCGGAGCCGGGGTGCCGCTCCTCGTGTGCAACGAGTTCGTGGCGAATCTCGAAATTCTCGACGACTTCGCCGGTGCGCTCGACCGGCCGGTGATCCGTTTCGATCTGCCCGGCGTCGGGCGCTCTTCGGATGTGCGTGCGATGCGCCGGATGGGCGGACTGGCCCGCGTACTGGCCGGGCTGCTCGACGGGCTCGGCATCGACCGGCCGGTGGATATCATGGGCATCGGCTGGGGCGGATTGCTCGCCCAGCAGTTTGCGCGTGATCACGCCGAGCGAACGCGCCGGCTTGTGCTTGCGGCGACCTCGAGCGGACAGCTGATGCTGCCCGGACGTCTGGCCAGCCTCGTGCGCCTCGCGCGGCCTGCCGGACTGGCACGGGCCGCGCCCGACGCCGCCCAGGCACGCCGGTTGTTCGGCGGCCGGCGCAACGACGAGTGCGATGCGATTGCGGTGGCGCTCGCCCGTGCCCGGACGCCGACCCGGCGTGGGCACGCGGGCCAGCTGTATGCGCTCGCCGGCTATACCAGTCTCGGCTGGCTGCACCGGCTCAACGTGCCCACGCTGGTGATGGCCGGCGATGACGATGCGATCGTCCCGGTCGTCAACAGCCGCGTGCTTGCGCTGCTGTTGCCGCTCGCGCGTCTGGCGGTGGTCCGCGGCGGGGGCCACTGGTTTGTGCTCGAACGGACCGACGAAGTGGTGCGGCTGATCAGCGAATTCCTCGATTCACGGGTGGCGATCACCGAGCGCGATCAAAACAACACACTTTAAAACATCGTTCCAGGCCGCTGATTGATTGTGCTTATTGCAGTGCGGCAAAGGTCGTACAGCGACAGGTGACGTTTTACGGCATACTCGGACTGGGAGAATCCTGCGAGGAGTCGGATTGAGCGCAGCAGTCGAAAGACGGCCGCAGCCGCGGTCGGTCCCGCCGAAGCTAAGCGTGCTGCGTCGGCGCACGCAAATCCAGGTCGAGTTCGTCGATGTCGATGGCGTGCGCCTGCGCGTCGGCGTACGACGCGGGCGTGGACGTCCGATGCTCATTTTCAACGGCATCGGCGCGAATCTCGATATGACCCTGCCGCTGGTCAATGCGCTCGACGACGTCGAGGTCATCGTGTTCGATGTACCCGGGGCCGGTGAGTCCCCGGCATTGACGATGCCGCGCCGATTCGCCTGGCTGGCGCGTCTGAGTGCGAAGCTGCTCGACCGGCTCGGTTACGACGAACCGCTCAACGTGATCGGCGTGTCCTGGGGCGGGGCGCTCGCACAGCAATTCGCGCTCGATTTTCCTGCACGGACCAATCGGCTCGTGCTGGCGGCGACATCTACCGGACTGCTGGCGTTGCCGGCACGCTCGAATGTGATCAAGCGGCTGACGACCGCGCGCCGTTACCAGAAGAACGAAAATCTGGCGGAGCTGGCGCCCGCGCTTTATGGCGGGCTCATGCGCCGCCGTCCAGAGCTCATCGAGCGACGGGGCGATTATGCGGCGGGACCGTCCACCCGCGGTTATATCAATCAGCTACTGGCCGGTCTGGGCTGGACCAGCGTGCATCGGCTGCATCGCCTGCGCTGTCCGACCCTGATCATGGGCGGCGACGACGATCCGGTCATGCCGCTGGTCAATATCCGCCTGCTGTACTGGCTGATTCCCAAGTCCTACCTGCACGTCGTGCGCGGTGGTGGTCACCTGTTCCTGCTGGTCCGCGCCAATGAAAGCGCGGCGGTGATCAAACGCTTCATCAACGAACGCCGCTACGACGGCACCGACGGACAAGACTACTTTGTCGCCCGTGATCTGCCGTCCGACGGGACGCTTACGCCGCTCGATCCGGCGTCCGGGCCTTCGCTGCTGCCATCATCTGACGATGGCTAATGGCATGAAAGCTCGCTTCGGCCAGGCTGCGACGGTCGTAGCCGCGGGGGTCGATGGCCGCACACACACGGACCTGCGCACGTAGATCATGCACGCGAAACAGATCCCGGAAGTGTGGCCAGATCGGCGCTTCGTCCACCCAGGGCACCAGGGCATGATGCATATCGGCCGGCGTGGTGTCGTCGCAGTAACGTAGCGCGACCGGCATCACCGGATATCCGCCTTCGATAGCGGCCGCGAACAGTCGCGCATGGAAACGTCGCGGCTGTGGATCCCAGGTCGTGGTGCCTTCGGGAAAGAACAACACGCTGCGGCCCGAATCCAGAACCTGACGAATCTGGGCGGATGTCTCGCCGGTCTTGCCCGCGCCGCGTGCAAGAAACAGTGTGCCGGCGGCACGCGCGAACGAGCCGACCATCGGCCAGCCACCGATCTCGGCCTTGGACACGAAAGACGTATTGAAGACATGGCCGAGCACGACGATATCCAACCATGAGCTGTGATTGGCCACGATCAGCGCCGGGCCGGCCAGGGGCTGGCCGTCGAGTTCCAGGGTCACGCCCAGCACGCGCAGCATGCGCCCATGCCACCAGCGCACGATCTTCCACGAGCGGTTGCCGATCATTGGTACCAGCGGCAAGAGGACGAGGCCGAGCAGTAACAGCCCGATCAACCGTGCGGCCTTGACGCACAGCGACAGGCGGCCGATCAGCGGCCGGGCGGCGGTGATGGAAGATGGTTGGGGCATATCGCGGGCACAAGTTAGCGATTTGGTGTTGCCTGGACAAGTCTTTGGTCTTCGAACACCGCCGATTGCCGTGCAAATCGTGTCAACAATTATAGACAGCCACGAACCGTGGTGACGGGCGCGCGTCGTTGACCGATGCGCGATCGCGGGCATCGGTACTGCGGGCGGACGCTGCGGACGCACCACGGCCGGACTTGGCGCCGGCACGCATTTGCGACCGGAGAACACGGACTTTCTGCGCTGGCGACGACTCATCGACGCGGTCGTGACCGGCCTCGAACGCCGGCAGTGGTCCCGCGATCATCCGCGCGTGCGCGCCACCGCTACCCGATTCGGCCGGCAATCACGATGCAGGGGCTGTCGCGTATCGCAGCGCACCCCCGATCAACTCTGAGGAACCGGTGGAACGCTTTCGTAGACCGGGCGGAAGCGGTTGACGATATGACAAAACAGTCGCGCGGTCTGCTCGGTGTCGTAGCGCGCCGAATGGGCTGCATCGTTGTCCCATTCCATGCCGGCTGCGGCTGCTGCCCGGCGCAACACCGTCTGGCCGTAGGCTACGCCGCCGAGCGTTGCGGTATCGAAACAGGAGAACGGATGGAACGGGCTGCGCTTGATGCCGGTTCGCTGGATTGCCGCGTTGAGAAAACCGAGATCGAAATGAGCGTTATGTCCGACCAGTACCGCGCGCTTGCAGCCGGTGTCCTTCACCGTGGCACGGATGGCGCGGAATATGCGAGACAGCGCGTCATGCTCGGCAATCGCCGGGCGTAGTGGATGGTGCGGATCGATCCCGTTGACCTCCAGTGAGGCCGGTTCGATATTGGCACCCTCGAACGGGGTGACGTGATACGACATCGATTCGCGAATGCCGAGTTCGCCGCTGTCGTCGAAATCCACGGTCACGGCCGCGATTTCCAGTAGCGCGTCGGTTGCGCTGTTGAAGCCGCCGGTCTCGACGTCGACGACGACCGGCAGAAAGCCACGGAAACGGTTGGCCATCGCCGGCGGCGTGGCTGTCGGGGGATCGGTATCTGTCATGGCGCGATAGTAGCAGCCCGGCGGTGTGGTCGCCGAGGCAATCGGCTCGGTCGCTGCCGGACATGAAGTTGCCCGTGCCATGCGTATAATGCGCGCCGAGTCGATCACACGCGCCGGCGGGCGCGCGCATACGGGACGCAAGCAAGACTATGAGCGACGTCAAGAAAGTAGTGCTGGCCTATTCGGGCGGCCTGGATACCTCGGTCATCCTGAAATGGTTACAGGATGAATACGACTGCGAAGTCGTGACCTTCACGGCCGATATCGGCCAGGGCGAGGAGCTCGACGAAGTCCGACCCAAGGCCGAAAAGCTCGGCGTGAAGGAAGTCTTCATCGACGACCTGCGCGAAGAATTCGTGCGCGATTTCGTCTACCCGATGTTTCGTGCCAACGCGATCTACGAGGGCGAATATCTGCTCGGCACCTCAATCGCCCGCCCGCTGATCTCCAAGCGCCTGGTCGAGATCGCCAAGGAAACCGGCGCCGATGCCATCGCGCACGGCGCGACCGGCAAGGGCAACGATCAGGTGCGTTTCGAGCTGTCGGCGTACGCGCTGATGCCGGGCATCAAGGTGATCGCCCCCTGGCGCGAGTGGAACCTGAATTCGCGCGAGAAGCTGCTGGCCTATGCCGCGGACAACGGCATCGATATCCGCAAGAAGGCCGACGGCGGTTCGCCTTA
It includes:
- a CDS encoding AMP-binding protein; the encoded protein is MNKTWLEQYPQGVAAEVEVDPKRTIVDLFEQSIKNFGPNPAFSNMDCEITYDDLDTQSRNFAAFLQNDLGFAKGDRIAIMMPNLLQYPIALFGILRAGMVVVNVNPLYTARELEHQLSDAGVRGIVIVENFAATLEQVIDKVALEAVITTQIGDRLPLLKRTLVNAVVKHVKRMVPSFKLPGATRFNDALAKGAKQTLKPVELSGEDIAFLQYTGGTTGLAKGAMLLHRNLIANIAQCNEWLDPWTERGKEVIITPLPLYHVFALMANCMVFMQLGGKNVLITNPRDIPALVKEFDKHKPTAFTGVNTLFNALVNNDDFTKLDFSKLKLTLGGGAAVQKAVAEKWKQATGVPLIEAYGLTETSPGACINPLSLEDYNGSIGLPLPSTLVSIRDDEGNEVPHGEAGELCIQGPQVMAGYWNKPEENEKTFFPDGFLRTGDVAKMDDQGFFYIVDRKKDMILVSGFNVYPNEIEDVVAQHPKVMEAACVGVEDEKSGEVVKVFVVKKDDSLTEKELIEFCRKELTGYKVPKQVAFIDELPKSNVGKILRKDLRDS
- a CDS encoding AMP-binding protein is translated as MNKNWLDHYPIGVRHTIDTDTFASVAEVIDRSCRDYADRPAFSCMGATLTYAELDTVSAGFAAYLQTVLGMQRGERLAIMMPNCLQYAVVLFAALRAGLVVVNVNPLYTARELEHQLTDAEVKTLVVMENFAATLEKIYDSVPVETVITTQIGDMLPTPRRLLTNFVVKKIKKLVPPWNLPGAIDFRSALTAGRPADFRPPQPNADELVFLQYTGGTTGPAKGAMLSNANVVANVLQCQEWFKPEVRASGEVIITALPMYHIFALTVNTLVYFSLGGHNVLVTNPRDMPGFVKILSQYRFSAITGVNTLYNGLLNTPGFDALDFSTLKFSMAGGMATQQAVAERWSQTTGSPIIEGYGLSETSPVVSCNALDVRQFNHSIGMPLPSTDVDIRDDAGQSVALGEPGELCVRGPQVMSGYWHQDTVNAQAFTDDGFFRTGDIARQNEQGLFYIVDRKKDMILVSGFNVYPNEIEDVVATHDGVLEAAAVGVPDEKSGEAVKLFVVRKRADLTLDEVRRYCREHLTGYKVPKHYEFIAEVPKSNVGKILRKELR
- a CDS encoding putative manganese transporter; translation: MMKQTSHGLTRTDRIGEPSGYRLPGWRWAVPLLLAVALFSDADVGTLVRDTLAEAYLQVSVFVAATLMLLYTVEQRFSIDLEARLAGAGRAQVPLAAGLGLLPGCGGAIVVVTQFVNGRMGFGGLVAVLIATMGDAAFLLIAAAPGTAGVVLGISLISALVCGWTVDAVHGPGFLRPAATANRTAVVQYGEAPERSSWLDTGWVVLWIAGLPLAIAIALQQDPNSWFGGLSDYQPATWLGCSGAMLALIMWAARADAAASECNGAIPGLGHAHITRRFGGSLRLRALARRARPDTNFVTVWVVAAFLVFELSVLFTGTDPAAWFDIAAPLMPLAGVVVGFIPGCGPQILLTTLYLSGVVPMSTLAANAISNDGDALFPALALAPRAALLATLYSALPALLVGYAMFLYGV
- a CDS encoding alpha/beta fold hydrolase; this encodes MSARASDARSLATDASPRALRDLTGAHTFVGSRWGEALAGGRELLAVLASHPVTVARVQARLGIEMTRIALGRSRLEPDPADRRFTDPAWQDNPAFRRVLQTYLAWSGALLELVHSLRLGADQRRRLLFVAEHLVAAGAPSNLFVTHPGFYDRAVHTRGASIVAGVRHLLTDLRTNRGLPRQVDGDAFVIGRNIATTPGAVVYRNQMFELIQYSPRTPSVDSRPVLFCPPQINKFYVIDLAEDKSFVRHALDAGQQVFTVSWRNPTAAQRDWGLDAYVHALIEAIDVVREIGGEAPVKLVGACAGGLTATIALAYLSARGQGDKVCCLSLLVTMLDSPRARRLARVADEAAVAAALARSQVQGVLDGDDMARTFAWLRPNELIWHFVVNNYVLGQPPPAFDVLYWNSDTTRLPAALHADLLGIYRDNRLRRPGGLRIDDTPIDVSAIDHDVFMVAGARDHITPWQACYRSMQMFQANMRFVLGSAGHVQSILCPPSDDTARFFVNDDYSLDPAAWRRGAREQTGSWWPAWIRWCETHGGEPTPAPTVYGNDDHEPIEAAPGRYVRQS
- a CDS encoding YihY/virulence factor BrkB family protein, which codes for MLNAIRNRFNALIWEPDLADARGPRRWGITAVRLLQVLVRDIQNGEITMRAMGLVYTTLLSLVPLLALAFSMLKAFGVNNALRPVLHRFLAPLGPQADEIIDKVVGFVENVQVGVLGAIGVVLLMYSVVSLIQKVENGCNYIWQVRKPRSLGRRFTEYLSVLIVGPIVVLAASSMTASLSSNTVVGYLSTIEPFGASLYVIGRLVPYILYSVGFTFLYAFMPNTRVNVLPALGGGVFAGVLWQTASLGFALFAANSSNYNAIYSSFAILILLLVWLYVSWLIMLTGCRVSFLLQHTEQLTRAPYPPRLGADRREEIALLMMTIIGHSFMQANPPWQVGRLARYLGVAPDHVYDIVDQLVGANILVESGDSVVTVLPRRDIECLKVNDILDAVRHGDPAAAPPSRNDGPHREVLQWIERTERARQDTLGDLSLRGLVTASMAKPPSG
- the phaZ gene encoding poly(3-hydroxyalkanoate) depolymerase codes for the protein MLRRRTQIQVEFVDVDGVRLRVGVRRGRGRPMLIFNGIGANLDMTLPLVNALDDVEVIVFDVPGAGESPALTMPRRFAWLARLSAKLLDRLGYDEPLNVIGVSWGGALAQQFALDFPARTNRLVLAATSTGLLALPARSNVIKRLTTARRYQKNENLAELAPALYGGLMRRRPELIERRGDYAAGPSTRGYINQLLAGLGWTSVHRLHRLRCPTLIMGGDDDPVMPLVNIRLLYWLIPKSYLHVVRGGGHLFLLVRANESAAVIKRFINERRYDGTDGQDYFVARDLPSDGTLTPLDPASGPSLLPSSDDG
- a CDS encoding alpha/beta hydrolase, coding for MSVKVDSTRAEYVDIEGERLHVVVTPGAGVPLLVCNEFVANLEILDDFAGALDRPVIRFDLPGVGRSSDVRAMRRMGGLARVLAGLLDGLGIDRPVDIMGIGWGGLLAQQFARDHAERTRRLVLAATSSGQLMLPGRLASLVRLARPAGLARAAPDAAQARRLFGGRRNDECDAIAVALARARTPTRRGHAGQLYALAGYTSLGWLHRLNVPTLVMAGDDDAIVPVVNSRVLALLLPLARLAVVRGGGHWFVLERTDEVVRLISEFLDSRVAITERDQNNTL